In the Silvanigrella aquatica genome, AAAGAATATGGGAACACGTGAAGGAAATAGAACTATAAATATAAAGGAAAGAATACCACCTAATAATAAGGATTCCGAAAGTGCGGCACAGATTTTTGTTTTTTCAGAAACACGAACCGTTTTATCTTTGGCATTTTGAATAGAAATACCGAATAGCCATCGACCTAAAGTCGACCCTTCAAATCCTAAGATCGTATATTGAAATAAAAAAACCATGAGAGCCATAAAAACCCAAACTTGTAAAGAAAATAAAAATGTATATATAAAATTTATATCTAAAGTTACATTAGAAAAATATTTGGCTATTGCTGGAGAAATTTCAAAAAAACCTTTAGGTATAAAAACATAATTTACGCATAAAGAAATAATTAAAAAACAAAATCCCAGTAATGCATCTACAGTCCATGCTAAAAATGCAAAAAAAGGATGAACATAATATTTTGTATTTTTTTCATGAGTATTATTTTCTTCAATATTATTTAAATTATGAACTGTATTTGATTTTGAAATTATTTCTTCAGAAGCTGTTACATTGGGAGTAACAATTGCATTCTTTATAATAATATTTTCTGATATAGTTGAATTATCATCAATTTTATTATTTACATTTTCTGAATAATCTAAATTTTGTTTTTCTTGCTTAATTTTAAGACTGATTCTTTGTTGAATAACATCCCCACCAAAACCAAAACCAATGTGAAGTGGTTTTATTTGAGATTTTGAAGGTGATATATAATTCTCTAAAAAGAAACTCATAAAACTTCCTCAAGAAAAAGATTTAAAACTGTTGTTCTTATATTTTCTTCTGTGATACTGCCAAAACGTTCTGTCCAAACATTTATCGGAAAAATAGCTTTCGCCATGGTGCGGTGACCACCCCCATTTCCCGAACCACTGATAATTCTTCTAACAACATCACCAGCATTTTTTACATACCCCACGTTACGGACACTCATCACAATGTTTTCTTGATAAATCCCAGCACAAACAACCCATTCTATACCTTCAAATTGTAACATAAAGTCGGCAACTTGAGGAATGAGATCTTCCCTAACAACAGAACCTAGATAACTGACTAATAATTTGTCTTGGGAAGCCATTGTTAAAAGAGCATGTGCTAAAACGGGCGCAAAGCGCATAGGTATTTCTGGTTTTTCCATGCGCCGTAATAAATTATAATTAATATCTGGATATAAGGAAACAAAGGCATATAAATCAGCATCGATCACTTCTCGATTTAAATGCAAAGTATCTGCTTTAATTCCATAAAGTAACGCAGTGGCTAATCTTTGCCCAATATTTACAGCTCCTGCGCGTAAATATTCGGTCATAATTGTTGATGTGGCACCATATTTTGAACGAATATCGCAGTAAGCAGCAGAAGAATAATTTCCAACCATGGGATGATGATCAATAATAACATCGACACGAGAGAGGGGTACTGTAAAATGACCAGGCTGAGTATCAAGTAAGGCAATTTTGTCATAAAGGGAAAGATCTTCAGGTTTGATGGTAATCACTTCAAGATCAAGTAGTTGCATCATAGCAATATTCTCGGGTCTCGTGACTCTTCCAAAACTCAAAAAGGGCGTAGACGCTTTGTTACGTCCGAGAAGACATCTTAACGCCAATGCCGAGGCGAGGGCATCGGGATCAGGATCGGGCTGAAGTAATAAACCAATTTTCTCGCCCTTACCTAAGATATCTCGAATCTCTTTAACGCGATGGGTGCTTTCAATATGCCGTAGCTCCGCACTGATAGGCCGGCTTAACAGCTCCGTCCACGAAAGGACAAGCTCCCGATCGTTTTCCACAAGCTTTCGAGGAACAACTCCTGGATGCCCTACTTGAAAAGACAAAATGCGCGATTCGGGCAGTTCCTCAAGGATAAGCTCCCGGACGTTTAAGTATTTTTCATTATCTTTTAGTGACATTACAACACATATAGGATCGTAAGCGCGCCACTGCGCAAAAAAAGAAGCTTTGGTAATATCACCTTTGACGAGGATATGATCCTTTTCAGTGGCATCTTCGCAGGCTTCTAAAAGAGAAGTTTGCAATTGATTTTGCTTATTTGGCACCCAAACCTTAATATCCATACTTTTTTGAATATGTACCAAAGTTGAGGTTAATTCGGGATCATCACAAATTACCAAAAAAAGTCCGCGCTTGAAATCCATCTAAAACACCTTACTAATTGATTTTATTAAACTTATAAAACCAAAAAACTTGAAAAATATCCTTGCAAGACGGGCTATGCTACAATATTTTACCAATAAGTTTGTGAGAGGAAAAATACCGTTGCATTTTCCACTCTACACTATATTGCATAATATCTGTTGGATCAGATAATTTGCTGAGGTTCACACAATAAGCAGAACTCATTGAGGACATAAGATGACAGAAATACTTGGTTTTAACAACCTTACCAAAGCTTTAAGCTTCAATCTTTACGACTTCGCAGTAGCTCTCAACGATGAGGAAAGAGCTTCCTATATTCGTTATATTGACGAAAAATACTCCGCAAGACAGATTGAATCTCAGCTTATCCGCATCGCAGAAATTATTGATGCCGAAGTATTGAACGTAAGTTCAAAAGATTTCGACCCTTATGGCGCAAGTGTCGTTTTGCTCATGAGTGACATGAAAGGAGACCAAGCAACGAAAGAAGCAAACATGCATTCTTCTGTAAATAAGTCCTCCAATCTCATGGCTCAATCTACCGTTTCTATCCATTTAGACAAGAGCCATATCTGTGCCCACACCTATCCTGACAGTCTCGATCCCTCGGGCGTTTGTAGTTTCCGCGTAGATATCGACATTGCAACTTGCGGCAGCATTTCACCTCTATATGCTCTGGACTTTATGTTTAAGGCTTTTGAAACCGATGTGGTCTGTGTCGATTACGTTGTACGCGGTTTTGCACGTAACAAGCGTAACGAAAAAATATTTATGGATCATGAGATGAACAGTATTACTCAATATGTCTCTCCCTTAATTTTAAGAGATTATGATACGAATGACATAAACTCTCCAGAGCATCATACCTATCAAACCATCTTCAGTCGTAAAGAACTTGATGAGAGTTGTTACTTTAGAAATCCGCGCACCGTTCCTGCCAATGTGGCATCGGAAAAAATGGCACTCATTCGTAAAGAAATGGACTCCATTGCGCGCTTTAAAAAGTAACGAATAAAGTAGTCATCTTTAAGTTTGTAAAAAAAAAGTGCATTTTTAAAAAATGCACTTTTTTTTATTTTTACAATTTATTTAAAAATAAAAAAGAATTACACAAGCTATTTCATTAAATTATTTTTAAATGCAATATTGCATTTATCAAATAAATAGTGCACGATAAAAAAATAATTATTTAT is a window encoding:
- a CDS encoding RDD family protein, yielding MSFFLENYISPSKSQIKPLHIGFGFGGDVIQQRISLKIKQEKQNLDYSENVNNKIDDNSTISENIIIKNAIVTPNVTASEEIISKSNTVHNLNNIEENNTHEKNTKYYVHPFFAFLAWTVDALLGFCFLIISLCVNYVFIPKGFFEISPAIAKYFSNVTLDINFIYTFLFSLQVWVFMALMVFLFQYTILGFEGSTLGRWLFGISIQNAKDKTVRVSEKTKICAALSESLLLGGILSFIFIVLFPSRVPIFFWMRYSSKNS
- a CDS encoding DHH family phosphoesterase, which codes for MDFKRGLFLVICDDPELTSTLVHIQKSMDIKVWVPNKQNQLQTSLLEACEDATEKDHILVKGDITKASFFAQWRAYDPICVVMSLKDNEKYLNVRELILEELPESRILSFQVGHPGVVPRKLVENDRELVLSWTELLSRPISAELRHIESTHRVKEIRDILGKGEKIGLLLQPDPDPDALASALALRCLLGRNKASTPFLSFGRVTRPENIAMMQLLDLEVITIKPEDLSLYDKIALLDTQPGHFTVPLSRVDVIIDHHPMVGNYSSAAYCDIRSKYGATSTIMTEYLRAGAVNIGQRLATALLYGIKADTLHLNREVIDADLYAFVSLYPDINYNLLRRMEKPEIPMRFAPVLAHALLTMASQDKLLVSYLGSVVREDLIPQVADFMLQFEGIEWVVCAGIYQENIVMSVRNVGYVKNAGDVVRRIISGSGNGGGHRTMAKAIFPINVWTERFGSITEENIRTTVLNLFLEEVL
- a CDS encoding S-adenosylmethionine decarboxylase, which gives rise to MTEILGFNNLTKALSFNLYDFAVALNDEERASYIRYIDEKYSARQIESQLIRIAEIIDAEVLNVSSKDFDPYGASVVLLMSDMKGDQATKEANMHSSVNKSSNLMAQSTVSIHLDKSHICAHTYPDSLDPSGVCSFRVDIDIATCGSISPLYALDFMFKAFETDVVCVDYVVRGFARNKRNEKIFMDHEMNSITQYVSPLILRDYDTNDINSPEHHTYQTIFSRKELDESCYFRNPRTVPANVASEKMALIRKEMDSIARFKK